A window of the Ostrea edulis chromosome 1, xbOstEdul1.1, whole genome shotgun sequence genome harbors these coding sequences:
- the LOC125664157 gene encoding pseudouridylate synthase RPUSD2-like translates to MTILLHILGKSRIRITSGSVHTLRICKMADCFKPELEWSVDDPITSESSIDGATCPTVTLSSTSETGSQPPTNESSIDGKTNKIGTQPPSFSNPCPGTSKLGLENLSGKARRALIRKEKYKELKRKNKGLTSNPSPGYSIFNETDYYFENGLRKVYPYFYAFTTYVKGRWFNRTLCEIFGEEFTLSKEYDVKALVTEGLITVNGQTVSLDYKIKQGDIIENNIHRHENPVTGETIQVIEDNKDVIVVNKPSSIPCHPCGGYRYNSMVFILGKELGYGHLRTVYRLDRLTSGVLILAKNDASTRKYIDDITNRNVEKEYISRVEGEFPEGEVVCEQPIVKVSFKMGIMKCGADGKPSKTTFTRLSYNGKTSVVKCKPYTGRTHQIRVHLQYLGHPIVNDSCYNSVCFGPEKGKNGNYYLTDEQIRQLKEEEHNREMWTCAGENPNYLKRIKELKDLGVQSEHSSQDLEPTPKKKTKLISDKNGDTHSLDKSDCDLSDSGQTCSDQRLTMAGKPQPAFDWNRWFPSEACPICKKQFLDPKPSQLKLYLHALSYKGPDWYYETAMPYWAEPDWKEDT, encoded by the exons ATGACCATATTATTGCATATTCTTGGCAAATCAAGGATTCGTATCACCAGTGGAAGTGTACACACTCTGAGAATCTGTAAG ATGGCAGACTGTTTCAAACCGGAATTAGAGTGGTCAGTAGACGATCCAATCACTAGCGAGTCCAGTATTGATGGAGCAACATGCCCGACTGTTACTCTTTCTTCTACGAGTGAAACTGGTTCTCAGCCCCCTACTAATGAGTCCAGTATTGATGGAAAGACAAACAAAATTGGTACTCAGCCCCCTTCTTTCAGTAATCCTTGTCCAGGAACCAGTAAACTAGGACTGGAGAATTTATCAGGGAAAGCTAGAAGAGCACTCATCAGG AAAGAGAAGTACAaagaattgaaaagaaaaaataaaggGCTGACCAGCAATCCTAGCCCAGGCTACAGCATCTTTAATGAGACAGACTACTACTTTGAGAATG GTCTGAGAAAAGTGTATCCTTATTTCTATGCATTTACCACGTATGTCAAAGGTCGCTGGTTCAACCGCACGCTGTGTGAAATCTTCGGAGAAGAGTTTACGTTGTCAAAGGAATACGATGTG AAAGCTCTGGTAACAGAAGGTCTGATAACAGTAAATGGTCAAACTGTGTCACTGGACTACAAGATCAAACAGGGGGACATTATTGAAAACAATATACACAG ACACGAAAACCCAGTAACAGGGGAGACAATCCAAGTGATCGAGGATAACAAAGATGTGATAGTTGTAAACAAGCCGTCCTCCATTCCGTGTCATCCCTGTGGGGGTTACCGGTACAACTCCATGGTCTTCATCCTCGGCAAGGAGCTGGGATACGGCCATCTTAGAA CTGTGTATCGACTGGATCGACTGACATCGGGCGTACTCATCTTGGCAAAGAACGATGCCTCCACCAGGAAGTATATTGACGATATTACGAATCGGAATGTTGAGAAGGAGTACATCAGTCGCGTGGAGGGGGAGTTTCCTGA AGGGGAGGTGGTGTGCGAGCAGCCCATTGTGAAGGTGTCCTTTAAGATGGGAATCATGAAATGTGGAGCAGACGGTAAACCTTCCAAAACTACCTTCACTCGACTCAGCTACAATGGGAAGACCAGTGTTGTCAAAT GCAAACCGTACACAGGTCGTACACACCAGATCCGAGTCCATCTCCAGTATCTAG GGCACCCGATAGTCAATGACTCGTGCTACAACAGCGTATGTTTTGGTCCTGAAAAGGGGAAGAATGGGAATTATTATCTGACAGATGAACAG ATACGACAGCTGAAGGAAGAAGAACACAACAGAGAAATGTGGACCTGCGCCGGAGAAAATCCCAACTACCTCAAACGCATCAAGGAGCTCAAAGATCTGGGTGTCCAGAGTGAACATTCATCACAAGATTTGGAACCCACCCCTAAAAAAAAGACCAAGCTCATATCTGATAAAAATGGAGACACACATTCTCTGGACAAGAGTGACTGTGATCTGTCTGATAGTGGTCAGACTTGTAGTGACCAGAGATTGACCATGGCGGGGAAGCCTCAGCCTGCTTTTGATTGGAATAGGTGGTTCCCTTCTGAGGCCTGTCCAATCTGCAAGAAACAGTTTCTGGACCCCAAACCCAGCCAGCTCAAACTCTACCTCCATGCCCTCAGCTACAAA ggTCCTGACTGGTATTACGAAACTGCCATGCCATACTGGGCGGAGCCTGACTGGAAAGAGGACACATGA